GAAGAAAGATTCGATTTTAACACTGTTATTGAAAAGTAAACTACAATAGCTATAATTAATATTCCAACTAATGAGAAAATAATTGAAATATTTCTAATGAAGTTTGCATCAGCTAAATACTCATTTTTAGGAGCATTTACAAAAATAGACCAGTTAGTTCCCTCTTCACCTACCTTAAAAGGTTTAACAACATATTGTGAATCAAATCCATTTCCAAAAGATTTTTTTTCAAAAGAGTATGGTTTTAATTGTTTCACTTTTTTCAAAGCTTTGATATAATCAGGATCATTTTTAGAAACTTCTAAAAGTTCTTTATTAACAACTTCTTTTTCTGGGTGTCCTAAAATTATTCCATAATTATCAACAATAAAAAAATATCCATTATCATATATTTTGGTTTTTATTGTCATTTGCAAAAATTTATTTAAATCAATCTCTGCTCCAACTGCACCAGCAAATTCACCATCTTTATATAAAGGCATCGCAATTGTTGTCATTAGGGTATCAACTCCTGCAATAGGATAGACATAAGGTTTTGTAATAAAAAGTTTACCAGCTTCTTTTGGTCCTTTTATCCAACCATTTTCCTCATTATATGATGATCCAGACTCAATTATAATACCATCTTTTCCTCTTGTTATATATGGAGAGAAACTTCCATCTTTTGCATACCAGTTTTTTGGATGTTTACCATCATTTACGTTTGTTTCATATAAAATATTAGCTTCTTTTGTAGACCACCATATACCAAGTAATTGTTCATTGTCTTTCAGCATAGATTTGAACATTTCAATTGATTCTTTTTCTTTAAGGATTGTATTGTGATTTATAGCTTCTTGAAATTTAGCCCATATTGTTTTTACTAAACTTATTGATAAATTAACATCACCTTGAACTTTTGATGCATAATTACTTGAAACTTCATTAAGGTAAGTTTCTGCACCTTTTTGTGTTGTTTCATAAGAGTATTTTTCTAATATAAACATAGTTAAAGCAAATACAACAATAGTTGCACCTAGTACCCTAAGTAATAACTTATTACCAAAACTAGAATTTTTCATGTTTCCCTCGCCTCCCCTTTTTTTATTATTTTTCTTTATTATATAATAAAAAAGTATTAGAAGGGTATTATTTTTTAACTAGTTATCAAAACTTTCATCTTGTCTTGGATCCATTTCTGGTAATTCAGCCCCTGACGCAACAGGCATATTTACAAAGACACTAAGTTCCTCATGTGGAATTTTGTCTTTTGTTAAAGCATAAAAACTTAAAAATAATCCAAGTATTGTATAGCTTATAAATAAAAAGTTTGGATTGAAATAACTTATTCCAAAACCAATTAGTAATGGTGCAACAAAAGAACCAATACCATAGGTAAAAAGTAGGGTTCTACTAATCTCAATAACATCTTTATTTTCATCAACTACGTCATTTGCCCTTGCAACTGATAATGGATACATAGCAAAAATAGTAAGACCTAATAAAAATCCTAAAATATTTAAATACTCATTAGTTTGAGAAAAAAGTATAAATAAAATTGAAGTAATGGCTGTAATAAATGCTGTTATAGATATTAATTTTCTTCTTCCATATTTATCTGATAGTAAACCAATTGGCCATTGAGAAATTAATCCTCCTATTAATCCTATTATCATAAAAAATGATACTGTTTCAACTGAATCACTTTTTAATAGAATATATACAGGTAGCATTGCAAAAAAACCACCTACAAAGTATCCACTAATAAAACTCCCAACCGTAGCAAGTGGAACTACTGAATATATTTTTGGAAAACTATATCTTTCAAAGGGTTTTAAAATAGGCTCTTTTATTTTTGTTAGAGATATAAAGATAACTGAAACTAGAACTAATACAGAACCAATAGTAAAAATAGATTGTTTAAAATCTTCATCAATATTTAAAAACAATTGTCCAATTGCTGTTGAAAGATAAAAGATTATTGTATAAATTGCTAAGATTTTACTTCTATCTTCCTCATTACTTTTTTCATTTAGCCAGCTTTCTATTATTATTAAAAGTGCATAAAAAGAAAACCCAGAGATAATTCTAAGAACTATCCATAAAGTAACATCAAAAAATAAAGAGTGTATTAAAAATGTTATTACCATAAGTGAAGTAAAGGCAGCAAAACTTCTAATATGACCAACAGTTGAGATGATTTTTTGACTAAAAATTGATGATAAAACTGCACCTAGAAAAAAAGAGCCATTAATAAGTCCAATTATTGAACTACTAATGCCCATTTCTTTTAAATATACACCTATAAATGTAAGTATCATTCCATAACCAATTGCTAAAAAAGCAATTGCAAAAAACATAGATGAAATAGGGAAGATAATTTTTTTTAAACTCATATTGTTACTCATTGTAGAAAATATTTAATTTAGTAATAAATTTTCGTATTATAAAACAATAGAGATTAAACTCTATTATTTTTATTCAATAATTCTTTTAAGTTTGAATATTTACTTAAAAAAAGTATCTATTAGTAGTGGTTTTTTTAAATAAAATTTTATTTCATATTGTTATAACAATTTGAATTAATTTTAAGTTTATTTATGTATAATCCTCCTCCAAAAAACATTACAGAGGAGATAAATGCGAATCACAATTACAGAAGCTGAGTTTGAGGCTATTCAAAAAATATTAGTTCAAAATGATACAATGTTATATAATAGGTTTAATGAGGAGTTTAAAAAATCAATTTTATCATGTACTCCAAAAAAAATAAAAGCAACAAAAAAAGCTAATAATGTAAAAAGAAAAAGAAGTAGAACAGCAATAACAAATGCTGTTAATATGTTAAGATTTGAAAATAAAAAAATTACTATATATAATGTAGCTAAAACAGCAGAAATTAGTTATAACACTGCAAAACAATATAAAGACTTTATTATGGCTCAATCAGCTTAAACTCAAATATTTTATAATATTCATTTTTATGGTTTTTCAAAATGATAAAACAAAATGAAACAAGAATACCCTTTTTTCTTATTTAGAAATTAAAATATTTTAGTTATATTTATTTCAAATTGATATATCGTAATTAAAAAGAGAAAAAATTCTTTATCTAAGTCAATTATGGGCTAGTTTTATGATTTATTCAAAATGTTTTATCAAAGTGAAAGAGTATTTTAAATTTTAGTTATTTCAAAAAATTAATGGCTTTAAAAAATTAAAGACTAATTATTTCAAAATGATAAGATATTTTATCATTGTAAGTAAGGCATGAACCTTACTTTACAATTTGATGAAGTTTTGAGCATCTACTTAAAAAAGTATCCATCCCACACATATCATTATACATATCATCAAATGAATGAAAGTGTGCATCATAAATGTATACAAAGATCTCATCATCTTTTTCTAAAAAGTGTTTTTTCCCAAATTCTGCATAGGCTGTTGCACCTGCTGCAATTAATAAGCCTTTAGCATCTTTTGCATTTTTCGTAAATTGCGTTAACTCTTCTAATGGCCCAGCATCTTCTTGTGTATTTAATTTTTCTATCATCCAATCTTTTAATTGTTTAAAGAAGTATGAATAGGAATTAACAGCTGAAGTAGTACCATAATCATGTACTATCCCATTTCTTCTTATAAATGAAGCTATATGGTACCTATTTAAGATACCTTCTTCGGTGAAATTATCAATCTTAATTGCATCCCTTGAGATACCTTTTGTATTATTTCCCCAGTTTTTTTTAGTACTTAATTTATTTCCATCTTGTATTCTTATTGAAAAATCATTAAAAGCTGAAAAATATTTTGGAATAATATCTACAATTTTTTCATCTTTATAAACAAAGTCACAAATTAATGCAACTTCAGCTTCAACTTGTAAATTATCCTTTTCTCTTCCATGGGTTTTAATAGTCTCATCACATATTGGAAATGTACCTAAAAATGAATCATGACCTGGAATATAGAAGGGAAACATACCCTTTGGAGCATCTTTTTCTTTTGTTTGAATAACTGCAAATTCATCAGCTTCTCCAGCTTCTCCCAAATGATTTGCAAAGTTTCCTGCAACACCAAACCCTAAATAATCTTTTAATTCTTCTATATCTATATATATTTTTTCCATTTTATTACCTTTATTTTTTTTGTTTTAACAGTGAATTTTTTTTGTTTGTGATTATTTAAAATTGTGAGGATTTTTTTGAGGTTTACATTTTGAAAGTTTGATTTTTATCTATCGTTCGCGTGTAAAATGACTCTCACAATTTAAATTTTTGACTACCTTGACTGCTCCACAGAGCATGGCTAGTTTAATTGTGACAGTTTGCATTAGTTGTTTCATGTCTTTTTCCCTTTGTTTATTTGGGAAAAGAGATTACTCTCTTTTCCCAAAAGTATAATTTAGAAAATATATTTAGTTCAATATTTTAAGAAAAAAATCTAGTATTTACTTCATCCATTAATTTTGCACCAGAGAAATGTGCTCTTTGAACTAGTTCCCAAAAATATCTATAAGTAGCTCTATCGTGTAACTCACCATCATATTGGATTGGTCCCCACTCAGCATCTTGCGCATTTAATAAAATATTTTGTGCAGCTTCTAACTCTGTGAAATCTGGTTTCATTGCATCAACAATTGCTTGTACTTGTGTTGGGTAAATTGACCACATTCTCATAAATCCGAATTCATTTCTTGCTCTTTCAGCATCTTTATAAGTTTGGTATGGGTTTTTAAGATCAAGTGTTACATTGTGACAAGGAATAACATGGTTTTGAATTGCTGCTTGTGCAACTCTTGCTTTTGCAGCACCAATTAATCTGTGATCAAATTGACCTGGAGATCTCATATTAGATGCTGGGATTGCTCCTTGGTAACCAGAAACAAAGTCCATTAAACCAAAGTCTAAAACTTGAAGCCATGGTAAAGTTGCAATTTTTTCAACATCTTGTAAAGCTCCATGAGTTTCAATTAAGATATGAATTGGAATCTCTCTTGTAATACCAGATTTTTTAGCTACTTCTTGAATATACTCAATTTGAGTTTTAACATCTTCATAAGAAGTTGATTTTGGTAATGTAATATATGCTAATTTTTCTCCAGCACCTGGAACTAAAATATCAACATCTTGTCTCCAATCTGGGTGTGAGAAATCGTGAATTCTTGTACCAGCCATTGCGTATGGGTTAGCATCAGAGTTAACAACTCTAACAATCATTTCTGCGTGTTCAACTTCTTTTCCAGTTTCTGCTCCATCTTCACAGTCACAAGTAATATCAAATACAGGTCCAAGTTTCTTTTGCATCTCGAAACCTTTTAAAATTAGTTTCTCGCTTCCTGCAAAATGCTCACAAGTTGGGATAATTGGTAAAGATTTACCTGATTCAAATAGTGCTTCGTTTGGATGTGTCATAATTATTTCCTCTCTTTTATAAATTATTGTTTTTTAGTTTTTTTCTTTGGAACGATTACAGTGTAATCTAAATCAAGTACTACATTTTTTAAGTACTTACCATCTTCACCTTTTGGTGACTCAATCTCATCTGACTTTTGATTTTTAATAGCAACAGTTCTTAATCTTAATAATCCTAAATCATCTCTACTATGATCAATTACATCTAAAACCTCTGTATATGCATAGATTGTATCTCCAGCATATGTTGGGTTACAGTGAGCTCCTGAGTTAATTGCATAAACCCATTGAGCATTTTGTAAACCATTAAATGAAATTGCTCTTGCAATTGAGATTACAATACCACCATACATTAATCTTTCACCCATAGGAGTAGATTTCATCATATGGTCATTGAAGTGTACTTTTGCATTGTTTTGGTATAACTTTGTTGCTAAAGTATGGTCACTGTCATCAATTGTAATACCCTCTGGGTGATTTAATCTTTCTCCAACTTCATAATCTTCGAAGAAATATTCACCACCAGTTGCATTAGTATCAACCATGTCAATCTCTGGAATATTTATATCTTCAACTATTGGTGTTGATTCAGCAAATGTTGGAACCTCATTGATACCAATCATAGTTTCTTTATCTTTTTTGTGAACCATAACCCATCTTTTGAAGTTTAATACCTCTTTATCTTGTTCGTTATATCCAATTGAATGAACATAAACAACTCCAGATTTTCCATTTGAATTCTCTTTTAATCCAATTACAGTTGATTCCATTCTAACTGTATCCCCAATAAAAACAGGGTTTGGAAAAGAGATTTCAGCATAACCTAAATTTGCAATTGCATTTAAAGATATATCCTGAACCGATTTACCAAATGTTAAGTGAAACATTAAGATATCATCAATTGGTCTTTCGTTGTATCCAATCTCTTGAGCTAATTCATCAGATGAATGTAAAGCAAATCTAGAACCAGTGAAGGCGATGTATAAAGATACTTCACCTTCAGTTATTGTTCTAGGAAGAGGGTGGATAATTTTTTGTCCAATTGAAAAATCTTCAAAAAAGTTACCAACATTTATTTTTGTACTAATTTTAGACATCTACTTTCCTTATTTTCCAAATAGG
This genomic stretch from Arcobacter arenosus harbors:
- a CDS encoding HpcH/HpaI aldolase/citrate lyase family protein, with protein sequence MTHPNEALFESGKSLPIIPTCEHFAGSEKLILKGFEMQKKLGPVFDITCDCEDGAETGKEVEHAEMIVRVVNSDANPYAMAGTRIHDFSHPDWRQDVDILVPGAGEKLAYITLPKSTSYEDVKTQIEYIQEVAKKSGITREIPIHILIETHGALQDVEKIATLPWLQVLDFGLMDFVSGYQGAIPASNMRSPGQFDHRLIGAAKARVAQAAIQNHVIPCHNVTLDLKNPYQTYKDAERARNEFGFMRMWSIYPTQVQAIVDAMKPDFTELEAAQNILLNAQDAEWGPIQYDGELHDRATYRYFWELVQRAHFSGAKLMDEVNTRFFS
- a CDS encoding MFS transporter, with the translated sequence MSLKKIIFPISSMFFAIAFLAIGYGMILTFIGVYLKEMGISSSIIGLINGSFFLGAVLSSIFSQKIISTVGHIRSFAAFTSLMVITFLIHSLFFDVTLWIVLRIISGFSFYALLIIIESWLNEKSNEEDRSKILAIYTIIFYLSTAIGQLFLNIDEDFKQSIFTIGSVLVLVSVIFISLTKIKEPILKPFERYSFPKIYSVVPLATVGSFISGYFVGGFFAMLPVYILLKSDSVETVSFFMIIGLIGGLISQWPIGLLSDKYGRRKLISITAFITAITSILFILFSQTNEYLNILGFLLGLTIFAMYPLSVARANDVVDENKDVIEISRTLLFTYGIGSFVAPLLIGFGISYFNPNFLFISYTILGLFLSFYALTKDKIPHEELSVFVNMPVASGAELPEMDPRQDESFDN
- a CDS encoding MaoC family dehydratase gives rise to the protein MSKISTKINVGNFFEDFSIGQKIIHPLPRTITEGEVSLYIAFTGSRFALHSSDELAQEIGYNERPIDDILMFHLTFGKSVQDISLNAIANLGYAEISFPNPVFIGDTVRMESTVIGLKENSNGKSGVVYVHSIGYNEQDKEVLNFKRWVMVHKKDKETMIGINEVPTFAESTPIVEDINIPEIDMVDTNATGGEYFFEDYEVGERLNHPEGITIDDSDHTLATKLYQNNAKVHFNDHMMKSTPMGERLMYGGIVISIARAISFNGLQNAQWVYAINSGAHCNPTYAGDTIYAYTEVLDVIDHSRDDLGLLRLRTVAIKNQKSDEIESPKGEDGKYLKNVVLDLDYTVIVPKKKTKKQ
- a CDS encoding DUF5718 family protein, which codes for MEKIYIDIEELKDYLGFGVAGNFANHLGEAGEADEFAVIQTKEKDAPKGMFPFYIPGHDSFLGTFPICDETIKTHGREKDNLQVEAEVALICDFVYKDEKIVDIIPKYFSAFNDFSIRIQDGNKLSTKKNWGNNTKGISRDAIKIDNFTEEGILNRYHIASFIRRNGIVHDYGTTSAVNSYSYFFKQLKDWMIEKLNTQEDAGPLEELTQFTKNAKDAKGLLIAAGATAYAEFGKKHFLEKDDEIFVYIYDAHFHSFDDMYNDMCGMDTFLSRCSKLHQIVK